The region TTAATAATATGTGTTTATTTACCtttgaaatataataattttaataattaaataggaTGGAAAAACCTCatgtaataaatttaataaaaacaaaaacaacaaaatttgtttgaaattatatctataaaaataaataaatataaaattcacaGTAAGTAACAACAATTAAATATCTCAACCCAATTTCATATACATTcaacaaaaactctaaaaaattcacaaattcaaacaaaattctCAAATAAAATGCGACAAGTACATATACAGTAAAACTTGAGCcagtaaatttatattttcactttGCTGACATAAAAATTGAGTTGCAAACCAGCACTTACAAACAAATATCTATGATTATATCCGGGCGTGTTTTGAACTCGGTCAATTAAACACATCACCTGAAAGAACTAACAAAACCTTCAGCTTCCAAAGGCAAAACAAGCTCCACCGCCGGTGGCAGTGGCTGCGGCGGAGTCACCATCGATCCTGCCCGAGCATCCTCGACGGCGCAGCCGGCCACCTTCGTCTTGAAAGGAAACAAACACTGGCGACAAGTGGGACAAGATGAGCTCCCCATAAGCCATCTATCAATACACTTAACATGGAATCCATGGTTACACTTTGGCAAAACTCGCACACGTTCTCCGGCCACAAACTCCGACAAGCAAATAGCACACTCGGCGTTGCCACCGGGCAACTCGATCAAGTTGGAGAATACCAGCACGGGAAGAGCTCTCACTGCTTTCCTTCTCACACGAGTAGGTTGCACTTGTGGTATTGGATCAACATCATTAGTCGAGCACCGGAACGCGCAGCGCACGATGGAGTTGATACCGAGCCCGCACAACACGGCGCACAAGAGCACGGACAGGATCATGATTACGTTGGCATCGAAGGTGGTTGTGGGttcagttgttgttgttgttgttgttgttgttgtgtttggTGGTGAGATTGGAGGAGATATGAGTTGGACAGTGGTTTCTAGTGATGATAAGAGTTTTCTTGAGTTCATGATTTAATGtgtttttctaatttcttttgttggtgattatggtgaggaagaagatgatgatgatgatgagagtATATATAGTAAAGGAGAGGATTAGTGGGTTGTGTAGGGGTGTAATGGACTAGAGTGTGATGGAGGGTTTTGGTTTTTGTCATATTTGGGTTtgtgtttttggattgattAAGTGGAGGATTAATTAAAGGGGATGGGGGGAAATTAATGAGTAACTGCCACTTGAATGAAAAATACCGGTCATTGAGGTTTGATGGGCGGCTCACAGAGTCACAGGGGGGGTGGGGGAAATTGGGTGGGGGGATGTGGGAAGATAAGATTTCGTCGGAATTGGAGATAAGTACATCAAAAGATATTTCTAAtaattgggattttttttttttagttatatatgtggattttttttcttttgtaaatatctTTGGTGTGAGTTTTGTGTTATAAATATCTAGATGTGGGTTTTGTATTCATCCTCACAagttataattgtatttttttggaaaataattaaagttaaaaaaaaagttaagtgtGGTGATTATTGTGATATACAAGtaattagataattatattGACGGTAGATAACATCAAGATTATATGtgcaatttaaatttaatgtttctcttgttttttttaactatggtaggttatttaattttgtttaaaaaaagtaaattaatagtgtaaaataaattaaatagagtaagaatatattaaaatttttttttttaaaaaaaacataaccatAAAGATAATAAACAGACAAATGTTGTGACCAgttaataaagttaataaataactcatataccaaaaataattaagtgtTTCTACAATAAAAAAGACGAGAGTAATTCTATAAAGATTAATTAGAAATAAGTAGAAatacaaacataatttttaaagaatgatAATCTTGTAGTTATCTTTATATCATCATCCTGTCAAATCAGATCTCAAGGTGCATTTAATGATTTTGCATTTAATCTATTAAAAGTtataagaatataaattttcCAAGGATATACActttcaaacaaaagaaaaaaaaggaaaaccctTATCTATGCAAATCCTCCATTGTGAGCTATATACAGAACCCCcactttaaaacaatttttttattacttaaaaaccTTTGATTATCTTCTTTGGATGATATATAGGTGGATTAAGCTCCCACTCAACTTCATGGTTGTGGCTCCAAATGAAAGCAACATTGTGATTACTTGAATCTTAACAAATAAAGtgacaaaattaaacattaataaatCTTCAAAGAGCTTTCTATACACACTAATAAAAGACAGCTTGCTCAATTGGCTTAGCAATTGGGGACAAGAGAATCTTTCACTTTACTTATCTCCATTAAATTATTTGATCAtgaatctctattttttttttctcccttacAATCCAAATACAAGAGATCCGTACTGTGTTTTATCTTGGAGATCGTCATGAAGATCTTGTTTTTGATATAATTTGAATGTTAATTCTCAAATTGCTTAAAAAGATAACCCTTTTGCTGTTCATTAGTAGGTCACCACTGGCTACTTGTTCATGAGAACAAATGAGCAAGTTCTAATACTAATTAACCAAACAAAGCTCATGCTCTAGTTGATAAGTACTAGGACTCCATGTATCTTTATAagattcataatatttttagtatGCACTCCAGCTAATTATCACCTTAATATCAGATGGTTTTTTGAGtcttttacttttaataatagacgacaaacgcctttttttatgaatataaagcaGATCTAAGCAAATGACTAGAGCCCTGGGATGTACGAGTATATATGACgagtatgagaataatatagaaatcccgggtgagcgagtGTATAAAGCGATGAGGGAACGATCTgttggggagagatttgaacccatgacctcccccttacactttgGTTATCTCTTTGGTTTATTCATTATCTCATgtaatgatttattaatttttgttttataatctCTATGATAGAGCTctttattgatttcttatttattttattattttaaacttcAATTCAATCATTAATTTAACTAGTTAAATTGTATACATATActgattaaattattttatataagtcTAGATGAGTTTAGTCAATATGGTAATTTGTTTTGATACCCTTTTCTTTCGGCATGtttcatataaaataagaaGTTAAAAATGTGATTAAAAAGATGCTTAAGGATTGAATTATGACTCAATCCTCTACTCATCATTAATAATTCACATGAACTTACATCTTGTAACTTTTTCTTATAAACAAATACCACTTGATTATGTTAAAGATGTGAATGTGAATGACTTCATCTACTTATCAAGAAGAATTATCATCTTGAAGCAATTATAGACTCTTAGATTGAGGACAGCTAATAGAATCTTATAACTAGTTGCTTAATTCCAAGAGTTACGTAAGCAAGCAaaaacagtatatatatatatatatatatatatatatatatatatatatatatatgtctatgtGATTCTATCTCTTATCTTCTTGTTAAGATTCCAATTGTTGATAGATATTGAACAATTTTCTActattgttaagttttttttttttttgggaaagaggagcggggcgaacccactaaagGCAGGGGATGTGCATGAGTCCCggtggaataaatggggatggggcATGCTCACGTGAGTCTAtgaaccacccatacacaaccactattcacaactcccagaaatgcgCTCAGtagagaatcgaactctcaccactcggtgagagctctatcggcgacccgtgtactaATAGACCCAAAGGTCGTTGATCTATTGTTAAGTTGTATTACTACACATTCTGTTAGCTCTATTAAGAGTTGTggattagtaatttttttcaataatgtgCACACATGCATCATAACAATCAAGAGAAAGAGCCACAAATATTTGATAACGCAGCTTGATACCACGTGTCTATGTCTATGGGCCTAAGTCTAGATAATCAAATCcactagaaaatacaaaaaatacaagaacaaaTTTTCTTGTAAGTACATTTTGACTACAAAATAAAAGGTAATCGAAGATTTTATTTATGAAGACTTGCCTTAACCAACCAGTTAAACTCCTACGCCATACTAACGGAAACCAATGTTGTttgacccggaccggcccggccggttcaaccggaaaaaaaAGCAGAGCCCGCCGTATGGCAGGCAGATACCCTCATCGACCCGGGTGATTAAAAAAACCCGGTAGTTAgccggtgacccgggcggttcaaccgggaaccggttgacccggccgggtcaattgggtcacaatgtttaatttttttacaatatttaataatttattattattttctcattaaaaaccacaaaatcgtgtatatttattaatattaatttataatttataatcaataaatagaattacaatatatatatatatatatatatatatatatatatataccaacaaaaaaataacatttaaaaaaataaaaatatattaatgtattatgtaaatacttttctaaaaaaatttaatttattaagaaaaataaaacaataaatgagtgtaatttttattataaaaaaatataaaattaaaagtattctaattaaataaaaaaatataagaaaaatttaaaaacaaaaataaaaactcaattgagatataagaattagtgaattagatttcttatttattttaacaaaatcaaccaataaacaaataaataaataaataacaccgaaagaagtttgataattatatattaatatattaaatttgtaaatatttaaaaaatgtaaaaataaatgatcaaattagaaaactctactgtatataaggtcatttatcaatttaaatatcaaatttgagtaggtttttataatataattatggatttaatattatatttgcttattattaattattataatatttttttatatttaattattgaccccggttcaaccccggttcgacccggttgaacccattgacccctgggcttagccgggtcattgcccgggccgggtctgacaaccttgacgGAAACactcatgcaggtttttatacATGCCAAAACTTGGTGATCTTCAATCGTACcacaatagtcttcaatcaatcttcaaccAAATCTCATCACATTCTAACTATAGCTTCAAAAGATAGTCTTCATAATCTTCAATTAAGCATCCTCTAGTCAagatatttttcaaatcaagagtACCTTTAATCAAATCTTTACTTCAAATAAACTTGCCACTAGTCAATTAGAGCTTCTCCAAAAATAGAGCCCAGCTTGGTATGGGTCTTCATAAGTTTCACTGAGTCACCTGCCAACTATAGGCTCCATCAAGTATGTTATCTTTGGTTAACTGatcttaattttgatttaaccAAAGTTGGTTTCCAATTAAGTATCCAAATTTGGTTTTTTCCAATCAAGCTTTCAATTCAGATTCTCCTTCAAAGCTTGCTTCTTGCCTTGAATAGCATGGATTTGAATTTAATCAACTTGGCACTTCATTATCTGCTATCTTAGTGTGTTGTTACATCATTAAGACTATCTTACTATAATTGCTTACAAACCTGTGTGACAAATAATGGCAACATACTAAGGGTATGTTTGGATGCAAGGATTGATCCCCAAGGATTGGGGATCAACCCTTGTGGCATGTGCATGCCCATGTTTGGGCATGCACCAAAGGGCATGGGAAGGGAATGAGGGGGGAGTGCATGCCCCTCAAAGCCCTTCATGCTCATCCCCTCATTTTGGGGGATTGAGCATGCCTTGATGAGGTAATGACTCTTTTTACCCctcataatattatatttgtttaaatttttaatgatttacattgtatttatacattgtatttttttatatttacattgtattagacgaaaaattaagaaatgacatattatacattgtatttatttttttaaaaatattagaattatttatatttagtgatttaaaaaaataattaaatttggatatttatttatttttaaataaaaaaatcaaattatattcatcaattaaaaatgtataaatttttaaaaatttatttagaaaaataaataactcattttaattttttttatagaaattgaagctatttaataataattgttttttttacaagatatataatttaattaaaatattaaagggtaaaaaaagtaatttttactaaaaattttctcttattCTCTATCCTATTCCTATCCccatccctccaaccaaacattacttttgttcCCATCCCCAATCCTCTTTTCCTATTTATATTCCCATCCCCTTCCCCATCCCCTTCCCCTTCCCCATCTCCATATTCCCATTCCCTCTAACCAAACGGACCCTAAGACATTTATATTGGAGTGAAATTGAATCAccataatcaatttaatttatgctttttttaaaaaaaaaatcacatacccttataaaaatgaaaagtatatatatatatatgtacctatataaaaatgatatatgcACACACACCTTACAAACCATTCACAAACCATTCTTATATGGTTATATACCCTTTATgcaaaaaatcaactaaaaattttataaaagaattaatctatttttttgtctttttctcttctatcattttaagaaacaaaacataaggacacaaaatattaatatgcattttaataaaatttgaggccaatttttaactataaaaacatatatagaaataaaaacttTGTAAAGAGGTATAcaagtaaatattatttttataagtgTATATTACTTGCATCCTCCCATTCTGAGCAAAGTAAATTTTATTGAGACAGAAATTTTTGGCAAGTGAAAAgttacaatatatatttttttataattttttaaatatatatttttatattatatgtatatatatatatatatattaatttataaaaaatcaaatgccaaataataaatttttgtaattttttcgtTACCATATAAcgcaatttataaaatatcaaaaagccaaacaaaaaattttgcaaatatatttttttaaatataattttttagattatctatattaatttgtaaaagaaaaccaagtggtcaaacaatagatttttgaaaaaaaaatataaatcaacttgtaatattaagtatccaaacaataaatttttataaatattttttaaaaaaatataaagggtAATGGTTAATCATGCATGGGTTTGCAACTCTAAGATATGAGCATTGTATTcctctcaaataaataaataaataaataaataaataaattttgttcaCTTATCAAACGATTCAAACCCAAAGTTTTAAATactttgattatttatattttttccttGTCTGTTATTCAAGAGAAATTATAATGCACAGTTGTCACTCAATTATTGAATCAATAACAGAGAATTctaggagaaaaaaaaagcataaaatcattgattgattatttacacaataatacatgagtacaaacaacTAGTCTACTTGTAATTTGTCCTTTTCTTcttaaattataaacatttaatttatttaataaacttATAATTCTGTTTTAAAACTTactaaaaataacattaacattaataataaaaataataataatttcagaAATAAAgtggttatatttatttttttgggaaaaaaaatattttgatatggGCCCCACAAGACAacttacatataaatatataattaatttttgaaaatttagttCGATTCTATTTGAActttttttctccctttttttattttaaaataaaattcatattaattGGTAATTGAATTCCAATCAATGTTTATCAGTTcatggattttgattgaaaccctagaaattcatCAGAATTCAAT is a window of Dioscorea cayenensis subsp. rotundata cultivar TDr96_F1 chromosome 5, TDr96_F1_v2_PseudoChromosome.rev07_lg8_w22 25.fasta, whole genome shotgun sequence DNA encoding:
- the LOC120261766 gene encoding RING-H2 finger protein ATL78-like — encoded protein: MILSVLLCAVLCGLGINSIVRCAFRCSTNDVDPIPQVQPTRVRRKAVRALPVLVFSNLIELPGGNAECAICLSEFVAGERVRVLPKCNHGFHVKCIDRWLMGSSSCPTCRQCLFPFKTKVAGCAVEDARAGSMVTPPQPLPPAVELVLPLEAEGFVSSFR